A region from the Oceanidesulfovibrio marinus genome encodes:
- a CDS encoding flavocytochrome c: MTPFQSAHEAEFAATLDVVADVLVVGSGFAGLTAALTARRLGATVHVIEKMKGLGGNSVISDGVIAAAGTSFQKRQGIEDSPESMLRDMLRAGRGLSHEPLARAVAFGSAEAFEWLLELGVAFQDKVERSGGHAASRGHVAGKHTGAAIIHPLLRHCREEGVAIATQTVLDAFVTNQSGRVVGLDVREGHDYRDLDSGTPRRIGAARAVVLACGGFGADVAFRSVQDPRLDATVDTTNKPSALAQGLVAAMRLGAAPVQLSRIQLGPWGSPDEKGFGTGPGFASYAAFPYGLVVDPTTGKRFMNELGDRKARSDAILALGHPAVSIADEMACEVASYDPAKALRRGVVRRFESTAELGAAYDMPVDALEQTIDSFAAGVAKGEDAAFGKSILADAQPPKPPFYAMRTWPKVHFTMGGLRSDAEARVLDCDGRIIPGLYAAGEVVGGTHGDSRLGSAAIAECIVFGRIAGRAAAR, encoded by the coding sequence ATGACCCCATTCCAGTCAGCGCACGAGGCAGAGTTCGCCGCCACCTTGGATGTTGTGGCGGATGTCCTGGTGGTCGGTTCCGGTTTCGCCGGGTTGACCGCGGCATTGACCGCGCGCCGGCTCGGGGCCACGGTCCATGTCATCGAGAAAATGAAGGGTCTGGGCGGCAACTCGGTGATCAGCGACGGCGTGATTGCCGCGGCCGGTACATCCTTTCAGAAGCGTCAGGGGATAGAGGACTCGCCCGAATCCATGCTCCGGGACATGCTGCGCGCAGGCCGCGGGCTCTCCCACGAGCCGTTGGCCCGCGCCGTGGCGTTCGGTTCTGCCGAGGCCTTTGAGTGGCTGCTGGAGCTGGGTGTGGCGTTCCAGGACAAGGTGGAACGCTCCGGCGGGCACGCCGCTTCCCGCGGCCATGTGGCCGGCAAGCACACCGGCGCGGCCATCATCCACCCGCTGCTCAGACATTGCCGCGAGGAGGGCGTGGCCATCGCCACGCAGACCGTGCTAGATGCGTTCGTAACCAACCAGAGCGGCCGCGTGGTGGGGCTGGACGTACGCGAGGGGCACGATTACCGCGACCTGGACTCTGGCACGCCGCGGCGCATCGGTGCGGCCAGGGCCGTGGTTCTGGCCTGCGGCGGTTTCGGCGCCGACGTGGCCTTCCGCAGCGTGCAGGACCCGAGGCTGGACGCCACGGTGGACACCACCAACAAGCCCAGCGCCCTGGCTCAGGGGCTCGTCGCGGCCATGCGGCTGGGCGCGGCTCCTGTGCAGCTTTCCCGCATCCAGCTCGGCCCCTGGGGCAGCCCGGACGAGAAAGGCTTCGGCACAGGCCCCGGCTTTGCCAGCTACGCGGCATTTCCCTATGGCCTGGTAGTGGACCCGACCACGGGCAAGCGGTTCATGAACGAGCTGGGCGACCGCAAGGCCCGCAGCGACGCGATTCTTGCGCTGGGTCACCCTGCCGTGTCCATCGCGGACGAGATGGCCTGTGAGGTGGCGAGCTACGACCCGGCCAAGGCGTTGCGGCGCGGCGTGGTGCGGCGTTTCGAGAGCACAGCCGAGCTGGGCGCGGCGTATGACATGCCCGTGGATGCGCTGGAACAGACCATCGACAGCTTTGCCGCGGGTGTGGCCAAGGGCGAGGATGCGGCGTTCGGCAAGTCGATCCTGGCGGATGCGCAGCCACCAAAGCCGCCGTTCTACGCCATGCGCACGTGGCCCAAGGTGCACTTCACCATGGGCGGCCTGCGTTCGGACGCCGAGGCGCGGGTTCTGGACTGCGACGGCCGGATCATACCGGGGCTCTATGCCGCCGGAGAGGTGGTCGGCGGGACCCACGGCGACAGCCGTCTGGGCAGCGCAGCCATTGCGGAGTGCATAGTCTTCGGCAGGATAGCGGGCCGCGCGGCAGCCCGTTGA